The following coding sequences are from one uncultured Desulfobacter sp. window:
- a CDS encoding efflux RND transporter permease subunit: MHALSAWFTRNPVAANLLMILVLIAGIFTLFSIRIEGFPALPVNSITVQTAYPGASAEQVDRGVSRKIENALEGMPGVKKISSTSYEGLSTVSIRKTPKFDMDRFQNEIQSRVDSIYNLPDRAERPVVSRDEFNVMGLIVQVYGDTDEITLQQTARQVKEELLSHPMLTRIEVFGQKPYEIRIEVDMDKLRSYGITLEEVASAVNQASLDYATGTIESKSGKVVIRADQKAFSFEEFSNIGVRTLSNGTQLLVKDIATVVDGFETEPFFARFQGKPSVGMLIYTGQKGDLMAVNKAARDVIEKIRSGLPKGIKIDIWAEQATYMKDRLKLLASNAWQGLLIVFVLLALFLNVKLAVWVAMGIPISLAGALSLMGERFLNYSLNDITTFGMIIVLGILVDDAIVVGESVFDARRQNPDPVAGTIEGVHRVSTATVFGCFTTVAAFYPLLLIENEIGKLFASFSVVVIISVIASMLESKLVLPAHLAAISMNQDAPGTQKSKGVVHRVWAVVQKKASGLMDFANTRIYQPMLKTTLNHRYATLVFLVTVAVCGIGLIFNGWIRTVFFPQVPGQIITVTLKTRSGSPSDLTADHISFIEKQAQALNKEAMAELNTEQPPIARIMTAVTGSNNAEIYAELQPESQRQLDTLETLKRWRKRVGTLEGVETLTFSGSFETGGGFVLELGARDSAVLTDAVARFEADFAKIKGVHDIRDDLDQGNPRLRLHLKPEARHMGLTTADLAGQIGNAFGGLEIQRIQRGTEEVKVKIRYREDRCQYIRDLFSTRIRTRNGQWVPLSLVADIESGYVPAAIVRQDKKRVAQVEANLDKEVISAEEAMKLIKKDIIPRLQQLYPQLTIKAAGELEDMGEMKGGMIRALAMILILIYALLAVPLKSYWQPLVIMSVIPFGFVGAVVGHWVMGFDLSVLSFFGMLAVTGVVVNDSLVLLSRFNDVTPDFPDCFKALMNAGNSRFRAIVLTTLTTVCGLMPLLSETSEQAQYLIPAAISLAFGELFATPVTLFIVPVLIHIGHDAKKAAGKAKGFVSLAPAAKINNQ, encoded by the coding sequence ATGCATGCATTATCTGCCTGGTTCACCAGGAATCCCGTGGCTGCCAACCTGTTGATGATCCTTGTGCTCATCGCAGGTATTTTCACCTTGTTTTCCATTCGCATTGAAGGGTTTCCCGCCCTGCCTGTGAACAGTATCACCGTGCAGACCGCCTATCCCGGCGCCAGTGCCGAACAGGTGGACCGGGGCGTTTCCCGGAAAATTGAAAATGCCCTGGAAGGCATGCCCGGTGTAAAAAAAATTTCATCCACATCCTATGAAGGCCTGTCCACGGTCAGCATCCGCAAAACACCCAAATTTGATATGGACCGGTTCCAAAATGAGATCCAGTCCCGGGTGGACAGCATCTACAATCTGCCGGACCGGGCCGAGCGCCCGGTGGTTTCCAGGGATGAGTTTAATGTCATGGGCCTGATCGTTCAGGTGTATGGGGATACTGACGAAATCACCTTGCAGCAGACGGCAAGGCAGGTCAAAGAGGAACTGCTTTCCCATCCCATGCTGACCCGCATAGAGGTGTTTGGTCAAAAACCCTATGAAATCCGCATTGAAGTGGATATGGACAAGCTTCGCTCCTACGGCATCACCCTGGAAGAGGTGGCATCCGCCGTTAACCAGGCCTCCCTGGATTACGCCACCGGCACCATTGAAAGCAAAAGCGGCAAGGTGGTGATCCGGGCGGATCAAAAAGCGTTCTCCTTTGAGGAGTTTTCCAATATCGGTGTGCGTACCTTAAGCAACGGCACACAGCTTCTGGTAAAAGACATTGCAACGGTTGTGGACGGGTTTGAAACAGAACCTTTTTTTGCACGGTTCCAGGGCAAGCCGTCCGTGGGCATGCTGATCTACACAGGACAGAAGGGCGATCTTATGGCCGTGAACAAGGCGGCCCGGGATGTAATTGAAAAAATCCGTTCGGGTCTGCCCAAGGGCATTAAGATCGACATCTGGGCGGAGCAGGCCACCTACATGAAGGACCGGCTCAAACTTCTGGCCTCCAATGCCTGGCAGGGACTGTTAATTGTGTTTGTGCTGCTGGCCTTGTTTCTCAATGTTAAACTTGCGGTGTGGGTGGCCATGGGTATTCCCATCTCCCTGGCAGGGGCTTTGTCCCTTATGGGCGAACGGTTTTTGAACTACTCTTTAAACGATATCACCACATTCGGCATGATCATTGTGCTGGGCATCCTGGTGGATGACGCCATTGTGGTGGGCGAAAGCGTGTTTGATGCCAGAAGGCAGAACCCTGATCCGGTCGCAGGCACCATTGAAGGGGTGCACCGGGTCTCCACCGCCACGGTGTTTGGCTGTTTTACCACGGTGGCGGCCTTTTATCCCCTGCTGCTCATTGAAAATGAAATCGGCAAACTGTTTGCCAGTTTCTCTGTGGTGGTGATCATCTCGGTCATTGCCTCCATGCTGGAAAGCAAGCTTGTGCTGCCGGCTCACCTGGCTGCCATCTCCATGAACCAGGACGCACCAGGTACACAAAAATCCAAAGGGGTTGTACACAGGGTGTGGGCCGTTGTGCAGAAAAAAGCATCAGGCCTGATGGATTTTGCCAACACCCGCATTTACCAACCAATGCTTAAAACCACCCTTAACCACCGCTATGCCACCCTGGTATTCCTTGTCACGGTTGCCGTGTGCGGCATCGGCCTGATATTCAACGGCTGGATTAGAACGGTTTTTTTTCCGCAGGTGCCTGGCCAGATCATCACCGTGACCCTGAAAACCCGTTCCGGTTCCCCGTCTGATCTGACGGCTGACCATATCTCCTTTATTGAAAAACAGGCCCAGGCGCTCAATAAAGAGGCCATGGCTGAATTGAACACGGAACAACCACCCATTGCCCGGATCATGACGGCGGTTACAGGCTCCAACAATGCAGAAATTTACGCGGAACTGCAGCCGGAAAGCCAAAGACAGCTTGACACCCTGGAGACCTTGAAGCGCTGGCGCAAACGGGTGGGCACCCTGGAAGGGGTGGAAACGCTGACCTTCAGCGGATCATTTGAAACAGGCGGCGGATTTGTGCTTGAGCTTGGGGCGCGGGATTCTGCCGTGCTCACGGATGCGGTGGCCCGGTTTGAGGCCGACTTTGCCAAGATCAAGGGTGTCCATGATATCCGGGACGACCTGGACCAGGGCAACCCAAGGCTTCGGCTGCATCTCAAGCCCGAAGCCAGGCATATGGGCCTTACCACCGCAGACCTTGCCGGCCAGATCGGAAACGCCTTTGGGGGCCTTGAAATCCAGCGCATCCAGCGGGGCACCGAAGAGGTCAAGGTAAAGATCAGATACAGGGAAGATCGGTGCCAATATATCCGGGATCTTTTTTCCACCCGGATACGCACCCGGAACGGGCAATGGGTTCCGCTCTCCCTGGTGGCCGACATTGAATCCGGGTATGTGCCGGCAGCCATTGTGCGCCAGGATAAAAAGCGGGTGGCCCAGGTCGAGGCAAATCTGGATAAAGAAGTTATCAGCGCCGAAGAGGCCATGAAGCTCATCAAAAAGGATATCATCCCCCGGTTGCAGCAGCTTTATCCCCAGCTGACCATTAAAGCGGCCGGCGAACTTGAGGACATGGGAGAGATGAAAGGGGGCATGATCCGGGCCCTTGCCATGATCCTTATCCTGATCTACGCCCTTTTGGCTGTGCCCTTGAAATCATACTGGCAGCCCCTTGTGATCATGTCTGTCATTCCATTCGGGTTTGTGGGTGCCGTGGTCGGGCACTGGGTCATGGGGTTTGATTTAAGTGTGCTCTCGTTTTTCGGCATGCTGGCGGTCACGGGGGTCGTGGTCAATGACAGCCTGGTGCTGTTATCCAGGTTTAATGATGTAACACCGGATTTTCCAGACTGTTTTAAGGCATTGATGAACGCAGGAAACAGCCGGTTTCGGGCCATCGTCTTAACCACCCTGACCACGGTGTGCGGACTTATGCCCCTGCTGTCCGAAACATCGGAGCAGGCCCAGTACCTGATCCCGGCTGCCATATCCCTGGCCTTTGGGGAGTTGTTTGCCACCCCTGTTACCCTGTTCATTGTCCCGGTGCTGATCCACATCGGGCATGACGCAAAAAAAGCGGCTGGAAAAGCAAAAGGTTTTGTTTCCTTGGCCCCGGCTGCAAAAATAAATAACCAATAG
- a CDS encoding methyl-accepting chemotaxis protein — protein MKYRLLKFVLLSQIILFCPSIEIFASTVPPIDSTSPVHLYISVTGAIVILLVSVFLATAKGKQFLGNLKVRTNLYLLTGLVLLSALSVGLYGIYSMKNIRKELVEIAHQDIPLTEIITLIETHQLEQAIWLERALRLSLENNDSAYEHAIKQFLRLAQIVDQEIKKGEHMAEDSLENAGRPDHRQKFELILNTLKEIEQEHGDFDKHVAHIFKEIDQGHQHEIGNLIAEIEKEEEELDRKLQAFLMDVEKFTEKSTNEAISHEKSAAKGILSILITAVIANLFFAFFIIKRLVDPIALSVSFAKEVSKGDLTHLLDIDQKNEIGILGNALNDMSVNLRQMINEITNGTNTLTSSATELSTVSNQISSNTQMTAEKSDSVSSATEELNASINGIAAAAEQTSASIQMIVSAAEEMTTTINEISQNTVKGSETTSLAVQEARVVSEKVDHLGKAASEISKVTETISDISAQTNLLALNATIEAARAGDAGKGFAVVAAEIKELAQLTAEATNDITEKISGVQTTTKESIESIESIVQVINEINEIVTAATSAIEEQTATTQEITNNMTQAANGVQQVNENVNQISEVSNDVCRDIAHVNKSANEIRRGNAGVNESSTELSRLAETLSSLITNFKV, from the coding sequence ATGAAATATCGTTTATTAAAATTCGTATTGTTGTCTCAAATTATCCTTTTTTGTCCAAGTATTGAGATTTTCGCATCAACTGTTCCGCCTATCGATTCCACCTCTCCGGTTCATTTGTATATCAGTGTCACAGGCGCAATTGTCATCCTATTGGTTTCTGTTTTTTTGGCAACAGCCAAGGGGAAGCAGTTTTTGGGCAACCTTAAGGTCAGGACAAACCTTTACCTGCTGACCGGCTTGGTTCTTTTATCCGCATTGAGCGTGGGATTGTACGGTATCTATTCCATGAAAAATATCAGGAAAGAGCTTGTTGAAATTGCCCACCAGGATATCCCTTTGACGGAAATCATTACACTCATCGAAACCCACCAGCTTGAGCAGGCCATTTGGCTGGAACGTGCCTTGAGGCTGTCCCTTGAAAACAATGATAGTGCATACGAACACGCAATAAAACAATTTCTTAGACTAGCTCAAATCGTTGATCAAGAGATAAAGAAAGGGGAGCATATGGCCGAGGACAGCCTTGAAAATGCCGGCCGCCCTGATCATAGGCAAAAATTTGAATTGATTTTAAATACATTAAAGGAAATTGAACAAGAACACGGTGATTTTGACAAACATGTGGCACATATATTCAAAGAGATTGATCAAGGCCATCAACATGAGATTGGCAATTTAATTGCTGAAATTGAGAAAGAAGAGGAAGAGCTGGACCGGAAACTGCAAGCTTTTTTAATGGATGTGGAAAAATTTACCGAAAAATCTACTAATGAAGCGATTTCCCATGAAAAAAGTGCTGCAAAAGGGATTTTATCGATCCTGATTACAGCTGTCATCGCCAATTTGTTTTTCGCATTTTTCATCATAAAACGGCTGGTTGATCCAATTGCGTTATCCGTGTCGTTTGCTAAAGAGGTATCAAAAGGTGATTTAACCCATTTGCTTGACATTGATCAAAAAAATGAAATTGGGATCTTGGGTAACGCATTGAATGACATGTCTGTCAATCTGCGGCAAATGATAAATGAAATCACAAACGGTACAAATACGTTGACATCCTCAGCCACCGAATTATCAACGGTTTCAAACCAAATCTCTTCAAATACACAGATGACGGCCGAAAAATCAGACAGCGTTTCTTCTGCCACCGAGGAATTGAACGCCAGTATTAATGGTATTGCCGCGGCAGCAGAACAAACCTCTGCCAGTATCCAGATGATTGTATCTGCAGCAGAAGAGATGACAACCACCATTAATGAGATATCACAAAATACGGTCAAAGGCAGCGAAACAACATCCCTGGCTGTCCAGGAGGCCCGGGTGGTTTCAGAAAAGGTGGATCATCTCGGCAAGGCAGCTTCTGAAATCAGTAAAGTAACAGAGACGATCTCTGACATTTCGGCCCAAACCAATCTGCTTGCCCTGAATGCCACCATAGAAGCTGCAAGGGCCGGGGATGCCGGCAAAGGCTTTGCCGTAGTGGCCGCAGAGATAAAGGAACTGGCCCAGCTAACGGCAGAAGCCACCAATGACATTACCGAAAAAATATCCGGGGTGCAGACAACCACCAAAGAATCCATTGAGTCCATTGAATCCATTGTCCAAGTTATTAATGAAATCAACGAGATTGTTACGGCGGCAACGTCTGCCATAGAAGAACAGACAGCCACGACCCAGGAAATAACAAATAATATGACCCAGGCCGCCAACGGTGTCCAGCAGGTCAATGAAAATGTCAATCAAATCTCCGAGGTTTCCAATGACGTCTGCAGGGATATTGCCCATGTAAACAAATCCGCCAATGAGATACGCCGGGGAAATGCAGGGGTGAATGAGAGCTCAACAGAGCTTTCCAGGCTGGCAGAAACCCTTAGCAGCCTAATCACAAATTTTAAGGTATAA
- a CDS encoding efflux transporter outer membrane subunit: protein MIDKIKLLLGLAIIIPALWLQGCISTFSKAPAALPRDIPGTFGTSSGPDALPITAGLLDIIDSNKLRSLVDEALENNPDIKAAAFRLESARYLLSGPASGRLPKLSAGFSSARSNQENNYSTFERDTKTTHKITANVSWENDLWGRLADQYQAANQEVQAKAQDFQKARDLLAARVIQAWIRQVSARRAKAIETQRISVLQQIEDILIHRYQDGIGSLDEYAAARTRTQVAKADLSARKAALANSIRSLEVLLGRYPQGQLSRCRDWPALALPALDTPAAVLLNRPDIRAGLARVDAARHQALAADKARLPGVTLSGELFRSGTRLSDIGSATTYWGLLGSVFQPLFEGGRLRDEARAGHLEADAAVQDLHTIVLQAFAEIENAVTLEKELANQTKALEIASIESENSSRYFVDRYRQGLDNIQTLLIAKEQEITVKLQLNQARADRLSNRVDLAIAIGKSI, encoded by the coding sequence GTGATAGATAAAATAAAATTACTCCTTGGGCTGGCAATTATTATCCCGGCATTGTGGCTCCAGGGGTGTATTTCAACTTTCTCCAAGGCTCCGGCTGCGCTTCCCCGGGATATCCCCGGCACATTCGGCACATCTTCTGGCCCGGATGCCCTGCCCATTACCGCAGGGCTTCTGGACATCATTGATTCCAACAAACTTCGCAGCCTGGTGGACGAAGCCCTGGAAAACAACCCGGATATAAAAGCTGCGGCATTCCGGCTTGAGTCCGCAAGGTATCTGCTATCAGGACCTGCATCCGGGCGATTGCCAAAGCTTTCCGCAGGATTTTCCAGTGCAAGAAGTAACCAGGAAAACAATTATTCTACATTTGAACGAGACACCAAGACCACCCATAAAATCACAGCCAACGTGAGCTGGGAAAACGATCTGTGGGGCCGGCTGGCTGACCAATACCAGGCCGCAAACCAGGAGGTCCAGGCCAAGGCGCAGGATTTTCAAAAGGCCCGGGATCTTCTGGCTGCCCGGGTGATCCAGGCATGGATACGGCAGGTGTCGGCCCGCCGGGCAAAAGCCATTGAAACACAGCGTATTTCGGTTTTACAGCAGATTGAAGATATCCTGATCCACCGGTACCAGGACGGCATCGGCAGCCTGGACGAATATGCCGCAGCCAGAACCCGGACCCAGGTGGCCAAAGCAGATCTAAGCGCTCGAAAGGCAGCTCTTGCCAATTCTATTCGCTCCCTTGAAGTCCTTCTTGGCCGATATCCACAGGGACAATTGTCCCGGTGCCGGGACTGGCCCGCCCTTGCCCTGCCGGCGCTGGATACGCCGGCAGCGGTTCTTTTAAACCGGCCGGATATCCGGGCAGGCCTTGCCCGGGTTGACGCAGCCCGACATCAGGCCCTGGCCGCAGACAAGGCCAGGCTTCCCGGGGTCACCCTGTCCGGCGAACTGTTTCGGTCCGGGACCCGGCTGTCGGATATCGGCAGTGCCACAACCTATTGGGGACTTTTAGGATCTGTGTTCCAGCCGTTGTTTGAGGGGGGGCGCCTGCGGGATGAAGCCCGGGCCGGTCACCTTGAGGCGGATGCCGCCGTCCAGGACCTTCATACCATTGTGCTCCAGGCATTTGCCGAAATAGAAAATGCAGTCACCCTGGAAAAGGAGCTGGCAAATCAGACAAAGGCCCTTGAAATCGCTTCCATTGAGTCTGAAAACAGCAGCCGTTACTTTGTGGACCGGTATCGCCAGGGCCTGGATAATATCCAGACGCTGCTCATTGCCAAAGAGCAGGAGATCACCGTGAAACTGCAACTTAACCAGGCCCGGGCCGACCGGCTGAGCAACCGGGTGGATCTGGCAATCGCCATAGGCAAAAGCATTTGA
- a CDS encoding DUF6399 domain-containing protein, producing MHRLSNRKMTGLTVIHNFYLERPDGRTAAERFFENKPINLLDWLVKKMPLPARPRRNKIKMAS from the coding sequence ATGCACCGGTTGAGTAACCGAAAAATGACGGGTTTGACGGTGATTCATAACTTTTACTTAGAACGGCCTGATGGAAGGACGGCGGCAGAACGATTTTTTGAAAACAAGCCGATCAACTTGCTTGATTGGCTTGTTAAAAAAATGCCTCTGCCTGCAAGGCCAAGAAGAAATAAAATTAAAATGGCAAGTTAG
- a CDS encoding efflux RND transporter periplasmic adaptor subunit encodes MKRIIQILTGKWAVFIVTVLVCTAGAFVFLESKPAKGQLQEDTAVQLTGMPVSVQKVAGAAYPARISALGEVKPLWQSTIKARVDGPIVYLNPKLQPGARVKKGELLVQIEETAYQAQVSEDKNRVAQAKVNLLKEEREAKEALRNWERSGIKGSPASDLVLRKPQLNCARAGLNAAGKTLALSKTRLSYTKICAPFDGVILERHVNPGETLLTGDEVFTLYGIDTAEVGIHVSAEQLALLGMNLSSGNQEKEPPLSGGPDKGVAARLVSTQQNASWQARVVRNGQRLDSESRLQTLFLQVAHPMAQTPPLLPGAFVRAEIVGQKVTGLLCLPETALTKQGVVWFVDDQNRLKPVHAQPVFYGNGVVYINMPENSGQATLQVAVSPNASFAAGLLVQPGQKEKG; translated from the coding sequence ATGAAAAGAATCATTCAAATACTTACGGGGAAATGGGCGGTTTTTATTGTGACCGTTCTGGTGTGCACGGCAGGCGCCTTTGTGTTCCTGGAATCAAAGCCTGCCAAGGGGCAGTTGCAGGAGGACACGGCCGTGCAGCTTACGGGCATGCCCGTATCGGTTCAAAAGGTGGCAGGTGCTGCCTATCCAGCGCGGATCAGTGCCCTTGGCGAGGTAAAGCCCCTGTGGCAATCCACCATCAAAGCCCGGGTGGACGGCCCCATAGTCTACCTGAATCCAAAGCTTCAGCCAGGAGCCAGGGTCAAAAAAGGCGAACTCCTTGTTCAAATAGAAGAGACCGCCTACCAGGCCCAGGTCAGCGAGGACAAAAATCGTGTGGCCCAGGCAAAGGTTAACCTGCTCAAGGAGGAACGCGAGGCCAAAGAAGCTTTGCGAAACTGGGAGCGCTCCGGCATAAAAGGATCGCCTGCGTCTGACCTCGTGCTGCGCAAGCCCCAGCTCAACTGCGCCCGGGCAGGGCTGAACGCTGCGGGCAAAACACTTGCACTTTCCAAAACCCGGCTGTCATACACCAAAATCTGCGCCCCCTTTGACGGCGTCATCCTTGAGCGCCATGTCAATCCCGGGGAAACCCTGTTAACCGGGGATGAGGTCTTCACCCTTTACGGCATTGACACAGCCGAGGTGGGCATCCATGTCTCTGCGGAACAACTGGCCCTTTTGGGGATGAACCTGTCTTCGGGCAACCAGGAAAAAGAGCCCCCCTTGTCCGGCGGCCCGGACAAAGGCGTTGCCGCCCGCCTGGTATCCACCCAGCAAAACGCCTCCTGGCAGGCCCGGGTGGTGCGAAACGGACAACGGCTTGATTCTGAATCCAGGCTGCAGACCTTGTTTCTCCAGGTGGCTCACCCCATGGCCCAGACCCCGCCCCTTTTACCCGGTGCCTTTGTGCGCGCCGAAATCGTTGGCCAAAAGGTTACAGGGCTTTTGTGCCTGCCGGAAACCGCACTCACCAAGCAGGGGGTGGTCTGGTTTGTGGATGACCAAAACCGGCTGAAACCGGTTCATGCACAGCCTGTATTTTACGGCAATGGTGTGGTCTACATTAATATGCCTGAAAACAGCGGCCAGGCAACTTTACAGGTTGCCGTGTCACCCAATGCAAGCTTTGCCGCAGGACTTTTAGTCCAGCCCGGACAAAAGGAGAAAGGATAA
- a CDS encoding metallophosphoesterase family protein produces MIFKHMLKTVLIAALALGFSVSCAAAASFTVKNYELQSKKRVSRTDYLYTFKASALNNAEDAGNVTATLVSDSAYTKIVDGDLAFGDIQAGTTVQSQDTFSIRQNRRHKFNASALTWTFAQTGSTDESIKDLVIQPGGDTSSMRFCWYSEDTIASVVQVAKASDMTGEDFPQSFATEYTGTVSTSGDYISNKAEVTGLSKGTEYVYRVGDGTRFSDIHRFTTEDGDGEFNFLYVGDPQIGSSNDVESDSQGWQATVTTAHSTFPDAGFLLSLGDQVEKGSREDEYEGFFSPEELPNIPVAPTIGNHDNRSGLYAYHFNCPNESSDYGVTAQDDGTVGGNYYFTYGNTLFMVINSNNSNLAEHAAFFSSVENNAEVMEGIVWEVVVMHVSMYSSAAHSDDTDISTFRQYISPLFDQFNIDVVLAGHDHCYTRSHIIKGNEVVSDVATDGEGWMVNPDGILYMTANSGSGSKYYDLMTSTTRDYAAVELQGYTPTYANVEVTDNTFTITTYETDDNSVIDTCTLYKSSN; encoded by the coding sequence ATGATTTTTAAACATATGTTAAAGACCGTTTTAATTGCAGCCCTGGCTTTGGGATTCAGCGTTTCATGCGCTGCGGCTGCGTCCTTTACCGTAAAAAATTACGAACTTCAAAGCAAAAAACGCGTCAGCCGGACCGATTATCTATATACATTTAAGGCAAGCGCCCTGAACAACGCCGAAGATGCAGGCAATGTCACGGCAACCCTGGTCAGTGACTCCGCCTATACCAAAATTGTTGACGGAGACCTGGCCTTTGGCGATATCCAGGCAGGCACCACGGTACAAAGCCAAGACACCTTCAGCATCCGCCAGAACCGCCGGCATAAATTCAATGCCTCGGCCCTGACCTGGACCTTTGCCCAGACCGGTTCAACGGATGAATCAATTAAAGATCTGGTAATTCAACCGGGTGGTGATACCTCCTCCATGAGATTCTGCTGGTATTCAGAGGACACCATTGCGTCAGTTGTGCAAGTGGCCAAAGCATCGGATATGACCGGAGAGGATTTCCCGCAATCGTTTGCAACCGAATATACCGGAACCGTTAGTACCTCCGGCGACTATATTTCCAACAAGGCGGAGGTAACCGGCCTTAGCAAGGGCACTGAATACGTCTACCGTGTGGGGGACGGAACCCGCTTCAGCGATATCCACCGCTTTACAACCGAAGACGGTGACGGTGAGTTCAACTTCCTGTATGTCGGAGACCCCCAGATCGGCAGTTCCAACGATGTTGAATCCGATTCACAAGGATGGCAGGCAACCGTCACCACGGCGCATTCAACCTTTCCCGATGCGGGTTTTCTTTTAAGCCTTGGAGACCAGGTGGAAAAAGGCAGCAGGGAGGATGAATACGAGGGGTTCTTTTCCCCGGAAGAACTGCCCAACATCCCTGTTGCGCCGACCATAGGAAACCATGACAACAGAAGCGGATTATACGCGTATCACTTTAACTGTCCCAATGAATCAAGCGATTACGGCGTGACGGCACAGGATGACGGCACCGTGGGAGGAAACTATTATTTTACCTACGGAAACACTCTTTTTATGGTGATCAACTCAAACAATTCCAACCTTGCCGAACATGCCGCTTTTTTCTCAAGCGTGGAAAACAACGCGGAGGTAATGGAGGGTATTGTATGGGAAGTCGTGGTGATGCATGTTTCCATGTACAGTTCCGCAGCCCACTCCGATGATACGGACATCTCCACTTTCAGACAGTATATATCGCCTCTATTTGACCAGTTTAATATAGACGTGGTTCTTGCCGGACACGACCATTGCTACACCCGGTCGCACATCATAAAGGGCAACGAGGTTGTTTCCGATGTTGCAACGGACGGTGAGGGCTGGATGGTGAATCCCGACGGAATCTTGTATATGACGGCCAACTCGGGAAGCGGCAGCAAATACTACGACCTGATGACATCCACAACCCGCGACTATGCGGCTGTTGAGCTGCAGGGTTATACGCCGACCTACGCCAATGTAGAGGTAACCGACAACACCTTTACAATTACCACCTATGAAACCGATGATAATAGCGTGATAGACACCTGCACACTCTATAAATCGTCTAATTAA
- a CDS encoding YibE/F family protein, with translation MVGKQVLAVKIKTGKYAKQVLEAKNAMTQYNSVVGKKGRFVIVRMDEAKKGKPLVHVYNYLRAPFIYIMALLFFLSLILVGRKKGFMSGLGLIYTFLCVFTMFLPLVLRGYSPVLSAILLVIVVSTVTMILLNGVTVKSLCCILGTVFGVILASLVMMFFSAVMHISGYSLGEAEGLIHIGHTTGLKVEGLLYSGILIASLGAIMDVAMSIVSSVNEVLVHKKDSTPAVLFKAGMNVGKDLIGTMANTLILAFTGTSLELMIFISSYSVQYNQFINMNKTAIEITQALAGSFALVLTVPVSAFLASRLLTHRVGE, from the coding sequence ATGGTCGGAAAACAGGTCCTGGCCGTTAAAATAAAAACAGGGAAATATGCAAAGCAGGTCCTGGAAGCAAAAAACGCAATGACCCAATACAACAGCGTTGTGGGAAAGAAAGGCCGATTTGTTATTGTTCGCATGGACGAAGCCAAAAAAGGCAAGCCGCTGGTCCATGTATACAATTACCTGCGCGCGCCGTTCATATATATCATGGCCCTGCTGTTTTTCCTGTCTTTGATTCTGGTGGGAAGAAAAAAAGGGTTTATGTCCGGGCTGGGGCTGATCTATACGTTTTTGTGCGTGTTCACCATGTTCCTTCCTCTTGTGCTCAGGGGGTACTCCCCTGTTCTGTCGGCAATCCTGCTTGTTATTGTCGTATCCACGGTTACGATGATCTTGCTCAACGGTGTTACTGTAAAAAGCCTTTGCTGCATCCTGGGAACCGTATTCGGCGTCATTCTGGCAAGTTTGGTCATGATGTTTTTCAGTGCCGTGATGCATATCAGCGGTTACAGCTTAGGGGAAGCCGAAGGCCTTATCCATATCGGACATACAACGGGCTTAAAGGTGGAGGGCCTGCTCTATTCCGGAATTCTTATCGCATCGCTTGGCGCGATCATGGATGTAGCAATGTCCATTGTTTCATCCGTCAACGAAGTGCTGGTGCATAAAAAAGATTCAACACCTGCAGTGCTTTTCAAAGCAGGCATGAACGTGGGAAAGGATCTTATCGGAACCATGGCCAATACCTTAATCCTGGCCTTTACAGGTACCAGCCTTGAACTGATGATCTTTATTTCCTCCTACTCCGTCCAGTACAACCAGTTTATCAATATGAATAAAACGGCAATTGAGATTACCCAGGCCCTGGCCGGAAGTTTTGCTTTGGTTTTAACGGTCCCTGTTTCTGCGTTTCTTGCGTCCCGGTTGTTGACGCATCGTGTCGGCGAATAG